The following proteins are encoded in a genomic region of Microbacterium sp. NC79:
- a CDS encoding ECF transporter S component, with translation MTTRPPLSTRILLICAAIAVGTGILSALAGYLTIPVVAGAPILYGFILSMHLLPGIVAQEMLRTRWVALITHLLAALVALAMSPQWFLSYVAAIAIMGGAQEGWAAIGRYQKWSTAWMLAGGAVLGLLLGLTAGLGIGISKFGIALALVSVLVYVAGSVFWTFVGVLIGRSMRKAGLARTVS, from the coding sequence GTGACCACGCGCCCCCCGCTCTCCACCCGCATCCTGCTGATCTGCGCAGCCATCGCTGTCGGAACCGGGATCCTCTCGGCACTCGCCGGTTATCTGACGATTCCGGTCGTCGCGGGCGCGCCGATCCTGTACGGCTTTATCCTGAGCATGCACCTGCTGCCGGGGATTGTGGCGCAAGAAATGTTGCGCACCCGCTGGGTCGCTCTCATCACCCATTTGCTTGCCGCACTCGTTGCCCTCGCCATGAGCCCACAGTGGTTCCTGAGCTATGTCGCCGCGATCGCCATCATGGGCGGAGCACAAGAGGGCTGGGCCGCGATCGGTCGCTATCAGAAGTGGAGCACGGCGTGGATGCTCGCAGGCGGCGCCGTGCTTGGCCTCCTGTTGGGCCTGACCGCAGGTCTCGGCATTGGCATCAGCAAGTTCGGCATTGCCCTTGCGCTGGTTTCGGTCCTTGTCTACGTCGCCGGTTCTGTGTTTTGGACATTTGTCGGTGTTCTTATCGGTCGTTCAATGCGCAAAGCGGGCCTCGCCCGCACCGTCAGCTAA
- a CDS encoding S8 family serine peptidase, protein MEGRFGLKAGAVVTFAALIACTSAATTSFAAEPTEVTIPTPLNLEGGRYIVLLDEDPVAAYEGGQSGLAATKAADGAKLDTTTDAVVEYSSHLASVQDAIAADAGVTIDDNLTVTLNGFTANLTAAQAKRLAATDGVASLVPDAIFHPTAVPSTEFLGLEGADGVWETYAGGPEGAGEGVVVGIIDTGIAPENPSFAGNPLGNTPGDAPYLDGNTVVFDKADGTQFRADRVSGDQWNDGDYSTKLIGGQFFSAGAAAAGFDFAYDILSPRDGGGHGSHTASTAAGNHDVAATVGGLDLGTISGVAPAAKIAAYKVCYDGPDESVTSDDICAGSDLLAAIDKAAQDGVDVINFSIGGGAATTVLDALDIAFFNAAASGIFVAASAGNSGPDYVTADHASPWYTTVAASTIPTYEGTVQGPGDFEAPGAAITVPAGGVTAEAVYAGDVLAPGVDPTEGALCYPETLDGAAVAGKIVVCDRGGNARVEKSETVADAGGVGMVLVNVGPGSLDTDMHSVPTVHISHTYRDALLDSISAPGSELTLLPENVTEFVTPVPQVAGFSSRGPMLADGSDILKPDVAAPGVNILAAVNNIEGAEPQWGLMSGTSMASPHVAGLAALYLGVHPEATPGEVKSALMTTGYDTLDESGAINPDPFAQGAGQVDPEKYFHPGLVYHNGVSDWLAFLEGKGLGEWDDIEPIDGSDLNLASISIGALAGSQTVTRTVTAETAGTYTATVDVAGVNAVVEPASITLAEGESATFTVTFENETAAIDEWATGFLTWTNGSIDVRSPIAVYPTAADAPADLYGQGINGTIDYTVTPGADGDMPLNVSGLTPVILHEDADNPVPGHSGNENSGDENNDVFFVLELAEDADVARFDLNSSDDAGSDLDLVVYHLLTADATSAEEIWQSATASADEQVTVVNPAAGFYLIQVNVYETTGPMTWDLTTGVVDGADEGALTATPNPIAGVQGEAAPVALNWTGLTANTRYLGFVQYGDSAVNSVVTVDSGPAAPANTAAPVLSGSGVVGEVLSATTGTWDQEGLTFQFEWLKDGEPIPAGAAPAALSESNTYTPTAADVGATISVRVHATAADNPNVGSADSNGIVVTAAPTTSPTPTDPTTSPTTAPTTPPAGGGELPVTGAPDATVPLLVGFLIVALGGAAFFIGRQRRAHAE, encoded by the coding sequence ATGGAAGGTCGATTCGGCCTTAAAGCGGGGGCTGTCGTCACATTCGCAGCCTTGATCGCTTGTACGTCCGCAGCCACAACCAGCTTCGCGGCGGAGCCGACGGAGGTGACAATTCCCACGCCGCTGAACCTTGAAGGAGGACGCTATATCGTTCTTCTCGACGAGGATCCGGTCGCAGCCTACGAAGGCGGACAGTCAGGTCTCGCAGCCACGAAGGCAGCAGACGGTGCCAAGCTCGACACCACGACGGACGCCGTTGTCGAGTACTCATCGCACCTCGCAAGCGTTCAGGACGCCATTGCCGCAGACGCAGGAGTGACGATTGACGACAATCTGACCGTCACGCTGAACGGATTTACCGCAAACCTCACCGCAGCGCAGGCAAAGCGACTTGCGGCGACCGATGGTGTCGCCTCGCTCGTTCCTGACGCGATCTTCCACCCGACTGCTGTCCCGTCCACCGAATTCCTCGGTCTGGAAGGCGCAGACGGCGTGTGGGAGACGTACGCTGGTGGCCCGGAAGGCGCTGGGGAAGGCGTCGTTGTGGGCATCATTGACACCGGCATCGCTCCGGAGAACCCCTCATTTGCAGGCAACCCGTTGGGAAACACCCCCGGCGACGCACCGTACCTCGACGGCAACACCGTTGTCTTCGACAAGGCAGATGGCACGCAGTTCCGTGCCGACCGTGTTTCCGGTGACCAGTGGAACGACGGCGACTACTCCACCAAGCTGATCGGTGGCCAGTTCTTCAGCGCGGGTGCCGCAGCTGCTGGCTTCGACTTTGCTTATGACATCCTCTCGCCCCGTGACGGTGGCGGCCACGGCTCGCACACCGCGAGCACCGCTGCAGGTAACCACGATGTGGCTGCCACGGTTGGTGGCCTTGACCTTGGCACCATCTCGGGCGTCGCTCCGGCAGCCAAGATTGCGGCCTACAAGGTTTGCTACGACGGTCCGGACGAGTCGGTAACGTCTGACGACATCTGTGCGGGCTCTGACCTGCTTGCTGCGATTGACAAGGCAGCTCAGGATGGCGTCGACGTCATTAACTTCTCGATCGGTGGCGGCGCGGCAACGACCGTGCTTGACGCCCTCGACATCGCGTTCTTCAACGCAGCAGCATCGGGAATCTTCGTTGCCGCCTCTGCGGGCAACTCCGGCCCCGACTACGTCACCGCTGACCACGCTTCGCCGTGGTACACCACGGTGGCAGCCTCCACGATTCCGACCTACGAAGGTACGGTTCAGGGTCCTGGTGACTTCGAGGCACCTGGTGCTGCGATCACGGTTCCTGCTGGTGGCGTGACGGCCGAGGCCGTTTACGCTGGCGATGTTCTGGCTCCTGGTGTCGACCCGACCGAGGGTGCACTCTGCTACCCAGAAACGCTGGATGGCGCTGCTGTGGCAGGCAAGATTGTCGTCTGTGACCGTGGCGGCAACGCTCGTGTCGAGAAGAGTGAGACGGTCGCTGACGCCGGCGGTGTCGGTATGGTCCTGGTCAACGTTGGTCCGGGTTCGCTCGACACCGACATGCACTCGGTTCCGACCGTTCACATCTCCCACACGTACCGCGACGCGCTTCTTGACTCGATTTCAGCACCCGGTTCGGAGCTCACGCTCCTCCCGGAGAACGTCACCGAGTTCGTCACCCCGGTTCCGCAGGTCGCTGGCTTCTCGAGCCGTGGCCCGATGCTTGCCGACGGCAGCGACATCCTGAAGCCCGACGTGGCAGCTCCCGGCGTGAACATCCTCGCCGCCGTCAACAACATTGAGGGCGCAGAGCCGCAGTGGGGTCTGATGTCCGGTACGTCGATGGCATCACCGCACGTGGCAGGTCTCGCTGCGCTGTACCTGGGTGTACACCCGGAGGCAACGCCAGGCGAGGTTAAGTCCGCGCTCATGACCACCGGTTACGACACGCTGGACGAGTCGGGCGCGATTAACCCCGACCCGTTCGCACAGGGTGCTGGCCAGGTTGACCCGGAGAAGTACTTCCACCCGGGCCTCGTCTACCACAACGGTGTCAGCGACTGGCTTGCCTTCCTTGAGGGCAAGGGCCTCGGCGAATGGGATGATATTGAGCCCATCGACGGTAGCGACCTGAACCTGGCATCGATCTCGATCGGCGCTCTTGCCGGTTCGCAGACGGTCACGCGTACGGTTACGGCCGAGACGGCCGGAACCTACACGGCAACGGTTGATGTCGCAGGCGTGAACGCCGTCGTCGAGCCCGCTAGCATCACGCTGGCCGAGGGTGAGTCGGCAACGTTCACCGTGACGTTCGAAAACGAAACGGCAGCGATTGACGAGTGGGCCACGGGCTTCCTGACCTGGACCAACGGTTCGATCGATGTTCGTTCGCCGATCGCGGTCTACCCGACGGCAGCAGATGCTCCCGCAGACCTGTACGGTCAGGGCATCAACGGAACCATCGACTACACGGTTACCCCGGGTGCCGATGGCGACATGCCGCTGAACGTCTCGGGTCTGACTCCGGTTATCCTGCACGAAGATGCTGACAACCCCGTTCCGGGTCACTCGGGCAACGAGAACTCCGGCGACGAGAACAACGACGTCTTCTTCGTTCTCGAGCTTGCTGAGGACGCAGACGTTGCTCGCTTCGACCTGAACTCGTCTGACGACGCGGGTAGCGACCTCGACCTCGTGGTCTACCACCTGCTGACGGCGGACGCCACGAGTGCAGAGGAAATCTGGCAGAGCGCGACGGCCTCGGCCGACGAGCAGGTCACGGTCGTCAACCCGGCTGCAGGTTTCTACCTCATCCAGGTCAACGTCTACGAAACCACTGGGCCCATGACGTGGGATCTCACCACGGGCGTCGTTGACGGTGCCGACGAGGGTGCGCTCACCGCAACCCCGAACCCGATTGCCGGTGTTCAGGGTGAAGCGGCTCCTGTTGCACTCAACTGGACCGGCCTCACTGCCAACACCCGCTACCTGGGCTTCGTCCAGTACGGTGACTCGGCTGTGAACTCGGTTGTCACGGTTGACTCGGGCCCCGCGGCTCCGGCCAACACCGCAGCTCCCGTGCTTTCGGGCTCCGGCGTTGTCGGTGAAGTGCTCTCGGCAACGACCGGCACGTGGGACCAAGAGGGTCTGACGTTCCAGTTCGAGTGGCTGAAGGACGGCGAGCCGATCCCGGCTGGCGCGGCTCCTGCGGCACTCAGCGAGAGCAACACGTACACCCCGACAGCGGCTGACGTGGGAGCAACCATCTCGGTTCGCGTACATGCCACCGCAGCTGACAACCCCAACGTGGGCTCAGCTGATTCGAACGGCATCGTCGTGACGGCTGCGCCGACCACGAGCCCGACGCCGACGGACCCGACGACGAGCCCGACCACGGCTCCCACCACGCCTCCTGCAGGCGGCGGTGAGCTCCCGGTCACCGGTGCTCCGGACGCAACGGTTCCGCTCCTTGTCGGATTCCTCATCGTGGCACTGGGTGGTGCAGCGTTCTTCATCGGACGCCAGCGCCGCGCACACGCGGAGTAA
- a CDS encoding pirin family protein has protein sequence MTRLDAEVEPTEPTEKCTGPRVELYDAREVPLGGIRGMNVHRALPQRALPMVGAWCFLDRFGPQRTTMRVEPHPHMGLQTVTWPYAGEIRHRDSIGSDVTITRGALNLMTAGAGISHSEYSLGGGDTDLDALQFWIALPDDRRWGEAAFEQVTELPEVSLVARDNASGAASTVAATVVLGKLAGVQSPATVYTPIVGAEIMIPAGHSVEVPLTHAWEHALLVVEGAVIVAAGPDTALAPEQLLYLGIHRTSVVIAAEQDALVFLIGGEPFEADLVMWWNFVGRSHDEIVQAQADWAARTERYGHVVGHGDEWIPAPPLPNVRLTPRRRVYRDLT, from the coding sequence ATGACCCGCCTCGACGCTGAGGTCGAGCCCACCGAGCCCACCGAGAAGTGCACGGGGCCGCGGGTCGAACTCTACGACGCCCGGGAGGTTCCGCTCGGCGGCATCCGTGGCATGAACGTGCACCGCGCCCTCCCCCAGCGCGCCCTGCCGATGGTTGGTGCGTGGTGCTTTTTGGACCGCTTTGGCCCCCAACGCACCACGATGCGGGTAGAACCGCACCCGCACATGGGGCTGCAAACCGTGACGTGGCCGTACGCGGGTGAGATTCGTCATCGAGACAGCATCGGTAGTGATGTCACCATCACCCGTGGCGCGTTGAACCTCATGACGGCGGGCGCGGGTATTTCGCACTCGGAGTATTCCCTTGGTGGCGGAGATACCGACCTCGACGCCCTGCAATTTTGGATCGCGCTGCCCGATGACCGCCGTTGGGGTGAGGCCGCCTTTGAGCAGGTGACTGAGCTGCCTGAGGTCTCGCTTGTGGCGCGCGATAACGCCTCAGGTGCCGCGTCGACGGTGGCTGCGACCGTCGTGTTGGGCAAACTTGCCGGAGTTCAATCGCCCGCAACGGTGTACACGCCCATCGTTGGCGCTGAAATCATGATCCCCGCTGGCCACAGCGTCGAGGTTCCACTCACGCACGCATGGGAGCACGCGCTGCTCGTCGTGGAGGGGGCAGTAATCGTTGCCGCCGGTCCGGATACGGCACTGGCCCCGGAACAATTGCTGTACCTGGGCATCCATCGCACGAGCGTGGTGATCGCCGCGGAGCAGGACGCCCTCGTGTTCTTGATCGGCGGCGAGCCGTTTGAGGCTGACCTCGTGATGTGGTGGAACTTCGTCGGGCGCAGCCATGACGAGATCGTGCAGGCACAAGCAGATTGGGCCGCACGCACCGAACGGTACGGCCACGTCGTCGGCCACGGCGATGAGTGGATTCCCGCACCGCCGCTTCCGAATGTACGCCTCACGCCACGCAGACGCGTGTACCGCGACCTCACGTAG
- a CDS encoding GNAT family N-acetyltransferase, translating to MTDETTTETTLVRRNEEAGRYEILVDDVVAGFTEFTERQGAFLFPHTEIDPAFGGRGLGSTLVAGAMADSAARGDTVVPLCPFVVKYLRGHDVPGLTISWPPRHES from the coding sequence ATGACGGACGAAACGACAACCGAGACCACGCTGGTTCGCCGCAATGAGGAGGCAGGCCGCTACGAAATCCTCGTCGACGATGTGGTGGCTGGATTTACCGAGTTCACCGAGCGTCAGGGCGCTTTCCTCTTTCCTCACACGGAGATTGACCCGGCCTTTGGCGGTCGCGGTCTCGGCTCCACCCTCGTTGCCGGCGCGATGGCTGATTCGGCTGCTCGCGGCGACACCGTGGTTCCGCTCTGCCCCTTCGTCGTGAAGTACCTGCGCGGCCACGACGTGCCTGGGCTCACAATCTCGTGGCCGCCGCGTCACGAATCATGA
- a CDS encoding acyl-CoA dehydrogenase, whose product MTNSEVTAAPGIEGRSGEPRIDVAAVTDILMGTWADERRTARAMMKDPAFWRVDSLGMDEHRERVLSQLHLLVENNAISRAYPVAFGGQDNHGGSIAAFEELLTGDPSMQIKAGVQWGLFGSAVLHLGTEEHHNKWLPGILDLSIPGAFAMTEIGHGSDVAAVGTTATYDPETEEFVIHTPFRGAWKDYLGNAALHGIAATVFAQLITNGVNHGVHCFYVPIRDENGAFLDGVGGEDDGLKGGLNGIDNGRLHFTNVRVPRTNLLNKYGDVAVDGTYTSPIASPGRRFFTMLGALVQGRVSLDGASSWAAAMALNIAIVYGSQRRQFDQGAGTDEVTLLDYGKHQHRLLTRLATTYASIIAHDEILVKFDAVFSGKAGSDDDREDLETLAAALKPLSTWHSLDTLQEAREACGGAGFMFGNRFVGLRQDLDIYATFEGDNNILLQLVGKRLLKDYAQQFKGKDAAQLAAFAAGQTAGRIFHGAGLRALGQTVADLGSTARSVENGLRADQQHDLLSDRVQTMVADVAMRLRPASKMAPADAAALFNEVQVDLIEAARAHGELLQWEAFTDAVLRVTDNGTKEVLTWLRDLFGLGLIEKHLSWYLINGRLSAQRAGSVSRYIQRLLVRLRPHALDLVDAFGYEQEHLRAPIASGIEAERQDEARAYYQELRASGRMPVDEKTLKKAKKN is encoded by the coding sequence ATGACGAATTCTGAAGTCACCGCCGCCCCCGGCATTGAAGGGCGCAGCGGTGAGCCACGCATCGATGTGGCAGCAGTGACCGACATTCTGATGGGCACATGGGCTGACGAGCGCCGGACGGCGCGCGCCATGATGAAAGACCCGGCGTTCTGGCGCGTTGACAGCCTCGGCATGGACGAGCACCGCGAGCGTGTGCTGAGCCAGCTGCACCTCCTCGTCGAGAACAACGCGATCTCGCGCGCCTACCCGGTAGCTTTTGGCGGCCAGGACAACCACGGCGGCAGCATCGCCGCCTTCGAAGAACTCCTCACCGGTGACCCCAGCATGCAGATCAAGGCGGGCGTGCAGTGGGGCCTGTTCGGTTCTGCCGTGCTGCACCTCGGTACCGAAGAGCACCACAACAAGTGGCTGCCAGGAATCCTTGACCTCTCGATTCCCGGCGCTTTTGCAATGACGGAGATCGGTCATGGTTCCGACGTTGCCGCGGTCGGAACCACGGCAACATACGACCCGGAGACCGAAGAGTTTGTGATTCACACGCCGTTCCGCGGCGCGTGGAAGGACTATCTCGGTAACGCTGCGTTGCACGGCATCGCCGCGACCGTGTTTGCGCAGCTCATCACGAACGGCGTCAACCACGGCGTGCACTGCTTCTACGTGCCGATCCGCGACGAGAACGGCGCGTTCCTTGACGGTGTCGGCGGCGAAGACGACGGCCTCAAGGGCGGACTGAACGGCATCGACAACGGCCGCCTGCACTTCACCAACGTGCGCGTGCCGCGTACCAACCTGCTCAACAAGTACGGCGACGTTGCGGTCGACGGCACCTACACAAGCCCGATCGCGAGCCCAGGTCGCCGCTTCTTCACGATGCTCGGCGCGCTCGTCCAGGGTCGCGTTTCGCTCGACGGCGCCTCGTCGTGGGCTGCGGCTATGGCCTTGAACATCGCTATCGTTTACGGCAGCCAGCGCCGCCAGTTCGACCAGGGTGCGGGCACAGACGAGGTCACGCTCCTGGATTACGGCAAGCACCAGCACCGCCTGCTGACGCGCCTGGCCACAACGTACGCATCGATCATTGCGCACGACGAAATCCTGGTGAAGTTCGATGCCGTCTTCAGTGGCAAGGCTGGCAGCGACGACGACCGCGAAGACCTGGAGACGTTGGCAGCCGCGCTCAAGCCGCTGTCGACGTGGCACAGTCTTGACACCCTCCAGGAGGCACGTGAAGCCTGTGGTGGCGCCGGCTTCATGTTCGGCAACCGCTTCGTCGGCCTTCGTCAAGACCTCGACATTTATGCGACTTTTGAGGGCGACAACAACATCCTGTTGCAGCTCGTCGGCAAGCGCCTCCTGAAGGACTACGCCCAGCAGTTCAAGGGCAAGGACGCCGCGCAGCTCGCCGCTTTCGCTGCTGGCCAGACGGCAGGTCGCATTTTCCACGGTGCCGGCCTCCGCGCCCTCGGCCAGACCGTCGCTGACCTCGGTTCCACCGCCCGCTCGGTGGAGAATGGCCTGCGCGCCGACCAGCAGCACGACCTGCTGAGCGACCGCGTGCAGACCATGGTGGCCGATGTCGCGATGCGCCTGCGCCCGGCGAGCAAGATGGCACCGGCCGACGCTGCCGCCCTGTTCAACGAAGTGCAGGTTGACCTCATCGAAGCGGCGCGCGCGCACGGTGAACTGCTGCAGTGGGAAGCATTCACGGATGCTGTCCTGCGTGTCACCGACAACGGAACCAAGGAGGTGCTGACGTGGCTGCGTGACCTTTTCGGTCTCGGGCTGATCGAGAAGCACCTGTCCTGGTACCTCATCAACGGTCGCCTCTCCGCACAGCGCGCTGGTTCCGTCTCCCGTTACATTCAGCGCCTCCTGGTGCGCCTGCGCCCGCACGCTCTCGACCTCGTCGACGCCTTCGGCTACGAGCAGGAGCACCTGCGTGCGCCCATCGCCAGCGGCATTGAGGCCGAGCGCCAGGACGAAGCTCGCGCCTACTACCAGGAACTGCGTGCTTCCGGGCGGATGCCCGTTGACGAGAAGACGCTCAAGAAGGCGAAGAAGAACTAG
- the recQ gene encoding DNA helicase RecQ, which yields MATPGSSSFSSGSSDPYADVPFDPHDEPGYDPYDDVPFDPYAEPPGELDFAGGYPPPRADYAPAPVASRPRGVRASQYATPIEALRAVYGYDAFRGDQAAAIDQVVAGGDAIVLMPTGGGKSVCYQVPALVREGTGLVVSPLIALMHDQVDALVANGVRAAYLNSTQSAAQRAETEQAYLAGELDLLYVAPERLSNPTTRALIAQGTLSVIAIDEAHCVAQWGHDFRPDYLALGDLGDAFPGVPRMALTATATRATHTEITQRLHLDQAAHFVSSFDRPNIQYRIVAKTDARKQLVSFIRSQPEGVAGIVYALSRKQVEQTAEFLRAQGIDALGYHAGLPADMRARHQSRFLREDGVVMVATIAFGMGIDKPDVRFVAHIDLPKSVEGYYQETGRAGRDGEPSIAWMAYGLGDVVQQRRLIDQGDGDRAHKQRQGQHLDAMLALCETVQCRRQNLLGYFGEESAPCGNCDTCLETPDTFDGTIAAQKLLSTIVRLKRERNQSFGAGHLIDILRGASTERIRQHRHNELSTYGLGADLTDADWRSVVRQLLAQDLIAAQGDYGTLGITEASTAVLRGERTVLLRKDVLGRTSGSAVRKSRASDTVADGDRDLFEALRAWRAEQALEQGVPAYIVFGDATLRALADVRPTSLGALDAITGIGAKKKESYGEGVLAVIAAAQ from the coding sequence GTGGCAACTCCCGGATCATCTTCGTTCTCCAGCGGCTCCTCTGACCCCTACGCGGACGTGCCGTTTGATCCGCATGACGAGCCCGGGTACGACCCGTACGATGATGTCCCGTTTGATCCGTATGCGGAACCTCCTGGCGAGCTGGATTTTGCTGGCGGCTACCCGCCGCCCCGCGCTGACTACGCCCCCGCGCCGGTAGCGTCGCGGCCTCGCGGCGTGCGGGCTTCGCAATATGCGACGCCAATCGAAGCATTGCGGGCGGTATACGGCTACGACGCGTTCCGGGGTGACCAGGCGGCCGCGATCGACCAGGTTGTTGCTGGCGGCGACGCGATCGTGCTGATGCCTACGGGCGGCGGAAAATCTGTCTGTTATCAGGTGCCAGCGCTCGTGCGCGAGGGCACCGGGCTCGTGGTGTCGCCACTTATCGCGCTCATGCACGACCAGGTGGACGCGCTTGTCGCCAACGGCGTGCGCGCCGCGTACCTCAACTCGACGCAGTCGGCCGCGCAGCGTGCCGAGACCGAGCAGGCGTATCTCGCTGGCGAACTCGATCTGCTCTACGTCGCCCCCGAGCGCCTGTCGAACCCGACAACGCGCGCGCTCATCGCGCAGGGAACCCTGAGCGTGATTGCGATCGATGAGGCGCACTGTGTGGCGCAGTGGGGGCACGACTTCCGTCCCGACTACCTCGCTCTCGGTGACCTCGGCGATGCGTTCCCCGGGGTTCCGCGCATGGCGCTCACGGCGACCGCAACGCGCGCAACGCACACCGAAATTACGCAGCGCCTGCATCTCGATCAGGCCGCACACTTTGTGTCGAGCTTTGACCGCCCAAACATTCAGTACCGCATCGTCGCGAAGACCGACGCACGCAAACAACTCGTCTCCTTTATTCGCTCGCAGCCAGAGGGCGTGGCGGGTATCGTCTACGCACTCAGCCGCAAACAGGTGGAACAGACTGCCGAGTTCTTGCGAGCGCAGGGCATCGATGCGCTGGGGTATCACGCTGGCCTCCCTGCCGATATGCGTGCCCGCCACCAGTCCCGCTTCCTCCGCGAAGACGGTGTCGTGATGGTTGCGACCATCGCATTTGGGATGGGCATCGACAAGCCAGACGTGCGCTTCGTCGCGCACATTGACCTCCCGAAGTCGGTCGAGGGCTACTACCAGGAGACAGGGCGTGCGGGCCGCGACGGTGAGCCCAGCATCGCGTGGATGGCATACGGCCTGGGCGATGTCGTGCAGCAGCGCCGCCTTATCGACCAGGGTGATGGCGACCGTGCGCACAAGCAACGCCAGGGCCAGCATCTCGACGCGATGCTCGCGCTCTGCGAAACCGTGCAGTGCCGCCGCCAGAATCTGCTCGGCTACTTCGGCGAAGAGTCGGCTCCCTGCGGCAACTGCGACACCTGCTTGGAGACTCCTGACACCTTCGACGGAACCATTGCAGCGCAGAAACTGCTGTCAACGATCGTGCGGCTGAAGCGAGAACGCAACCAGTCGTTCGGCGCCGGGCACCTCATCGACATCCTGCGCGGGGCGTCAACGGAGCGCATTCGCCAGCACCGCCACAACGAACTCTCCACGTACGGGCTGGGTGCTGACCTCACGGATGCGGATTGGCGCAGCGTCGTCCGCCAGCTCCTCGCCCAGGATCTCATCGCCGCGCAGGGCGACTACGGAACCCTCGGCATCACGGAGGCAAGCACGGCTGTGCTCCGCGGCGAGCGCACCGTCCTGCTCCGCAAGGATGTGCTGGGACGCACGTCAGGTTCCGCTGTGCGCAAGAGCCGGGCGAGCGACACGGTCGCAGACGGCGACCGTGACCTGTTCGAAGCACTGCGCGCGTGGCGTGCGGAGCAGGCTCTCGAGCAGGGTGTGCCCGCGTACATCGTGTTCGGCGATGCGACGCTTCGCGCGCTTGCCGACGTGCGCCCGACGAGCCTCGGTGCGCTCGATGCCATCACCGGCATCGGCGCAAAGAAGAAGGAGTCGTACGGCGAGGGTGTGCTCGCGGTGATTGCCGCGGCCCAGTAG
- a CDS encoding cation acetate symporter, which translates to MNTGLVLGAVAGLLLATIILGAYGLRISRTTSDFYVASRSVRPVWNASAISGEYLSAGTFLGLAGLVLLSGSEGFWFPIGYAAGYLLVLLFVGAPLRRSGAYTIPDFIQARTQSRAARHVTSVVVLVIGWLYIVPQMHGAALTLQVVAGLPLWVGAVLVAIVVGGVVAAGGMRAVTAVQAFQYWLKLTALAVPVAFLCIALSDHAATIDPHLIFPVERGPGGADLYGTLSLMLALLLGTIGLPHVLVRFYTSPDGPSARRATVMVIVLVGAFYAVSSTMGLIARIAAPDLAKPGLADTVVLELPSRVIGGVWGDVLTALIVAGAFAAFLATSSGLIVSLAGVVSQDLFTGSVRSFRLAAVICALVPLGFSFLTVPEGLVSSVGQVFVFAASSLTPVMLLGVWWPRMTAKGAIVGMVVGALACGAAMIGTALNLNSAWLAAVLAQPAAWTIPLTTATVFVVSLLDKNGAPAGTPQFLARLHLPESHAR; encoded by the coding sequence ATGAACACCGGCCTGGTGTTGGGTGCCGTCGCCGGGCTCCTGCTCGCGACAATCATTCTCGGCGCGTACGGTCTGCGCATTTCTCGCACCACGAGTGACTTCTACGTTGCTTCCCGCTCGGTGCGGCCCGTCTGGAACGCCTCCGCGATCAGCGGCGAGTATCTCTCCGCAGGCACCTTTTTAGGGCTTGCCGGTCTCGTACTACTGTCTGGTTCCGAGGGCTTCTGGTTTCCCATCGGATACGCGGCAGGCTACCTGCTGGTGTTGTTGTTTGTCGGCGCCCCGCTGCGCCGCAGTGGCGCGTACACGATTCCGGATTTCATTCAGGCTCGCACGCAGTCTCGCGCCGCCCGCCACGTGACATCCGTCGTCGTGCTGGTGATTGGGTGGCTCTATATCGTGCCGCAAATGCATGGTGCCGCCCTCACCCTGCAGGTCGTCGCCGGACTACCACTGTGGGTCGGCGCGGTATTGGTTGCCATTGTCGTCGGCGGGGTGGTCGCGGCCGGTGGCATGCGCGCCGTGACCGCTGTGCAGGCGTTTCAGTACTGGCTCAAACTCACGGCGCTTGCCGTTCCTGTGGCGTTCTTGTGCATCGCGCTGAGCGATCACGCGGCGACAATCGATCCGCACCTGATCTTTCCGGTCGAGCGCGGCCCCGGCGGCGCCGATCTGTACGGAACGCTGTCACTCATGTTGGCTTTACTGCTCGGAACCATCGGGCTGCCGCACGTGCTTGTGCGGTTTTACACGAGTCCTGATGGGCCGTCCGCACGGCGAGCGACCGTCATGGTCATCGTGCTGGTCGGCGCGTTTTATGCGGTGTCATCGACGATGGGGTTGATCGCCCGGATCGCTGCCCCCGACCTGGCGAAGCCGGGGCTGGCAGACACCGTCGTGCTGGAACTGCCTTCGCGCGTCATCGGCGGCGTGTGGGGTGACGTGCTCACCGCACTGATCGTTGCGGGTGCGTTTGCGGCATTCCTCGCCACATCATCGGGGCTCATCGTTTCGCTTGCCGGCGTGGTCAGCCAAGATCTGTTCACCGGCTCTGTGCGCTCCTTCCGCCTCGCCGCGGTCATTTGCGCCCTGGTTCCGCTCGGTTTTTCGTTTCTGACCGTGCCGGAAGGACTCGTCTCCAGCGTCGGGCAGGTGTTTGTGTTTGCGGCGTCGAGCCTGACTCCTGTCATGCTGCTTGGCGTGTGGTGGCCACGGATGACGGCGAAGGGTGCCATCGTCGGCATGGTCGTCGGTGCCCTCGCCTGCGGGGCGGCGATGATCGGTACCGCGCTCAATCTCAATAGCGCGTGGCTCGCCGCGGTGCTCGCCCAACCGGCCGCGTGGACGATCCCCCTTACGACGGCGACGGTGTTCGTTGTGTCGCTCCTCGACAAAAACGGTGCGCCCGCAGGTACTCCACAGTTCTTGGCTCGCTTGCACCTTCCGGAAAGTCACGCTCGGTAG